A window of the Cryptococcus neoformans var. neoformans B-3501A chromosome 9, whole genome shotgun sequence genome harbors these coding sequences:
- a CDS encoding hypothetical protein (HMMPfam hit to Glyco_transf_8, Glycosyl transferase family 8, score: 77.9, E(): 2.6e-20), whose translation MSLPNAFVTLLTTSSYLPGALVLLHALQDLHPAPRDFQIVALVTPETVDAATIGELRRAGYDLVIGVEPIGSGKAGQVGLELMGRPDLNFALTKLHLFRLAPFFSTLIYLDADILPLRPISHLFTSTAPHVFSACPDTGWPDCFNSGFMVIRPRESDWDGLKGMLKDGEGEDGLYREAGNGSFDGADQGLLNEWFSEEGGGGDWNRLSFTYNVTPSAAYTWAPAYKRFGHKISNVHFIGPNKPWTSLPGRPAGVSNVKGKENSYDYLSLIDRWFAVYDKHVRPASALDPDISRRFAVPQTIAAWDSHANRARAAATVLSEDKLELSELKAATERGVNAFKPGQYTSLPLEGRVDLIMPKPKPVPRAAISQLAAASTVAPSVSPSALTPPPADAVPAPAPAPVLTQTEQQTAQPFVWDAQRSSPPASAPPEMSVPHTYYRNAWEAPLSQQSSYYAHPESHQPQAEHKEPEYPTLPKEVTGDSWYARFATSTPDKRAVSAVFPWEEKTGSHGYGHGSRPKPERVFPKGEEPLPPLVQQLIHPLQPPSISIQYATPTDSYQSQHPSHATGMGMAGQAQAPKSPSPPPRHVSMVEAMASYKNVWDDIPQIGKYVDIMSGKTGGRSVRGLSTRGHGHGQGHIQGHSQGQKQSQAQSHERNVSLQSLQSVPGTPRTQYSTFGKSPRLTNARDLERRGSLEQPEDSADGDDENSTSASEEEGGKGGEGKSSKPYKGNRKYRDRWAQTDRVKTVDETVQTQTHAGEEMAGGGLKMWGLPHASAHGRKSSKEIPFPSGSGNGRAGGGGQREAQTQHQSTYYEYQQQHPHSQQPRQGSTASPSQKPELNARLPDYSFDFKGATSHAQGIAQAQAQAQSQAQGQGANSNLNAQHRHKPSGSFSTIYGGRGRVWDPNTDVEVRRRDSQEVLARFMQGNLGRG comes from the exons ATGTCTCTTCCCAACGCCTTCGTCACACTTCTAACGACGTCCTCGTATCTCCCCGGAGCCCTCGTGCTTCTCCATGCCCTCCAGGATCTTCACCCAGCGCCGCGGGACTTTCAGATTGTAGCCCTCGTGACTCCAGAGACGGTCGATGCTGCTACTATCGGCGAACTACGAAGGGCAGGGTATGATTTGGTGATTGGCGTGGAACCTATTGGCAGTGGGAAAGCCGGTCAAGTCGGGTTAGAGCTCATGG GCCGACCGGATTTGAATTTTGCATTAACAAagcttcatctcttccgccTCGCCCCGTTCTTCTCTACTCTTATCTACCTCGATGCGGACATCCTCCCCCTCCGACCCATTTCGCACCTGTTCACCTCGACCGCCCCCCATGTGTTTTCTGCATGCCCTGATACTGGCTGGCCAGACTGTTTCAACTCTGGATTCATGGTCATCCGTCCTAGAGAGAGCGATTGGGATGGGCTTAAAGGGATGTTgaaagatggtgaaggggaagatgggCTATATAGAGAAGCAGGGAATGGGAGCTTTGATGGTGCTGACCAAGGGTTGTTGAATGAGTGGTTcagtgaagaaggtggtggCGGGGACTGGAACAGACTGTCCTTCAC ATACAATGTTACCCCCTCTGCGGCGTATACCTGGGCCCCAGCGTATAAACGTTTCGGCCACAAGATCAGCAATGTCCATTTTATTGGACCTAATAAACCGTGGACGAGCCTACCCGGAAGACCGGCCGGTGTGTCAAATgtcaaaggaaaagagaactCTTACGACT ACTTGTCTCTTATAGACCGGTGGTTTGCAGTGTACGACAAACATGTCCGCCCAGCTTCCGCTCTCGACCCCGACATCTCAAGGCGTTTTGCTGTCCCACAAACCATAGCTGCTTGGGATTCCCATGCGAACCGAGCAAGAGCAGCTGCCACTGTCCTGTCTGAAGACAAACTTGAACTGTCCGAGCTCAAAGCTGCCACTGAAAGGGGCGTGAATGCTTTCAAACCGGGACAGTACACTTCCCTTCCGCTCGAAGGACGAGTAGATCTGATCATGCCCAAACCTAAGCCCGTACCTAGAGCTGCCATCTCCCAACTGGCTGCCGCAAGTACGGTAGCGCCATCCGTTAGCCCCTCAGCTCTTACTCCGCCTCCCGCAGATGCGGTCCCAGCCCCTGCGCCTGCTCCTGTCCTGACTCAGACAGAGCAACAGACCGCCCAACCTTTTGTCTGGGACGCCCAACGTTCCTCCCCACCAGCAAGCGCTCCACCGGAAATGTCCGTCCCCCACACATACTACCGCAACGCATGGGAagctcccctttcccaacaATCATCCTATTACGCCCACCCCGAGTCTCACCAACCCCAGGCTGAACACAAAGAACCAGAGTATCCTACATTGCCAAAGGAAGTGACGGGGGATAGTTGGTATGCGAGGTTTGCGACGAGCACGCCGGATAAGCGTGCAGTAAGTGCAGTTTTCCCgtgggaagagaaaacCGGCAGCCATGGGTATGGACATGGGTCCAGACCGAAACCGGAGAGGGTGTTCCCGAAAGGAGAGGAACCGCTACCCCCTCTTGTGCAGCAGTTGATCCATCCTTTGCAACCGCCGTCCATCTCGATACAGTACGCCACTCCTACCGACTCTTACCAATCCCAGCATCCCTCTCACGCAACGGGGATGGGAATGGCAGGACAAGCACAAGCACCGAAAAGTCCTTCCCCGCCACCAAGACACGTGTCCATGGTAGAAGCTATGGCATCGTATAAGAATGTGTGGGATGATATTCCGCAGATAGGGAAGTATGTGGATATCATGAGCGGGAAGACTGGTGGAAGATCTGTCAGAGGTTTGTCTACCCGTGGACACGGACATGGGCAAGGTCATATTCAAGGTCATAGTCAAGGGCAAAAGCAGTCACAGGCGCAAAGCCATGAGAGGAACGTCTCTCTCCAGTCCCTTCAGTCTGTCCCGGGTACACCCCGTACTCAATATTCCACTTTCGGTAAATCCCCGCGGCTTACTAATGCGAGGGATCTagaaagacgaggaagtTTGGAGCAACCTGAAGATTCCGCtgatggggatgatgaaaacTCTACTTCGGCctcggaagaggaaggtggaaAAGGCGGGGAAGGAAAATCGTCGAAGCCGTATAAGGGCAATAGGAAATATAGAGATCGGTGGGCACAGACGGATAGAGTGAAGACGGTTGATGAGACAGTCCAGACGCAGACGCATGCtggggaagagatggcTGGCGGAGGGTTGAAAATGTGGGGGCTGCCTCATGCTTCTGCCCATGGACGGAAGAGCAGCAAGGAGATTCCTTTCCCCAGTGGAAGTGGGAATGGAAGAgcaggagggggagggcAGCGAGAAGCTCAGACTCAACACCAATCGACTTATTACGAGtaccaacaacaacacccCCACTCCCAGCAGCCTCGACAAGGGAGTACGGCAAGCCCGAGCCAGAAACCCGAGTTAAACGCTCGTCTTCCGGATTATTCGTTTGATTTCAAGGGGGCTACTTCCCATGCGCAAGGGATTGCCCAAGCACAGGCACAAGCCCAAAGTCAGGCTCAAGGACAGGGGGCCAACTCCAACCTGAACGCACAGCATAGGCACAAGCCGAGCGGATCATTCTCGACCATTTATGGTGGTCGAGGGAGGGTTTGGGATCCGAACACGGATGTGGAGGTAAGGAGACGGGATAGTCAAGAGGTCCTGGCGAGATTTATGCAAGGCAACTtggggagaggatga
- a CDS encoding hypothetical protein (Similar to gi|46101433|gb|EAK86666.1| hypothetical protein UM05417.1 [Ustilago maydis 521], FASTA scores: opt: 1154, E(): 4e-50, (36.886% identity (55.961% similar) in 713 aa overlap (345-883:540-1236)); HMMPfam hit to WD40, WD domain, G-beta repeat, score: 236.0, E(): 6.5e-68), with protein sequence MAPSHSHPAHYRRPPSPLPDLGAPLFSLAPSASASASSRTARPHGDTDSVQDVAEMSLESLTLSPPTTATTITTTVAPPTPTTPTSSSTAAATHPVATGGTAAEYPETAAAGIATGAVFTGIGINPPTPAPSPGPHIRGFDDSDTHIREHLEQLLYHGDTTTDPHGQNLDHVQVQAKPHAKPQAQGKTLPHEPYPSPSPAPTPTPTPQTVLSQYTSLPPLLRSKFLNLLIPHLALHEALSLSRKIEPLLRRDFLRELPWEVALHVLSFVISRYWNTLLQDETTWRDLLARHHHRHRYASGGGIGISGRDPPQHARATSREGMEGMTGKEEEEKGWDVGSGLGPPADPNAATSTNTNTNTNTSSRRGGSTSSSQAGTSKQRSKTRDNALGTGSGTKQACCIKRVTPFGLEKRVLNLSSGLTGLPPPISPFSPSPSPFPSPSPSSQHSYKTRVKLAYLTETNWLTAGVLLAKHLSADDSVVTTLSFDETWIVVGMANSKIHVFSAFNGGWKRSLEGRAAHTQGVWAMVLVSPPPRTATATQTATANQMQMQEQDMKRMRGTRGMGWYGAQASASTSTSTSPNGWFGINPPSSYPHPQTQTQTQTQSETQENETPYQHGRENQSRGQDQGGNENEDEDENEGSNLCGSVRGWQGLKTSLVVSGGCDKQVKVWDVETGQCIHSLPGHTSTIRCIKVLPHRPIAVSGSRDYTLRVWDIQRGRCLHTLRGHTKSVRCVEIWGNMAVSGSYDNTAKLWNLDTGECLQTFTGHYSQIYSIAFNGSLVITGSLDSTVRVWSPTTGECLALLQGHTALVGQLQLSGSKLVTGGSDGRVIIFDLSSMSCIHRLCAHDNSVTCLQFDKRFIVSGGNDGRVKLWDVKTGGFRREDCGALSERGEDLFGGGQF encoded by the exons ATGGCACCCAGCCACTCCCACCCCGCCCACTACCGCCGTCCGCCATCGCCGCTCCCCGATCTGGGTgcccctctcttctccctcgcccCGTCCGCGTCGGCGTCTGCGTCGTCTCGCACTGCGCGGCCACACGGGGACACCGACAGCGTACAAGACGTAGCCGAGATGTCACTCGAAAGCCTAACCCTCTCGCCGCCGACCACAGCAACAACCATCACCACGACAGTAGCGCCGCCGACGCCGACGACGCCCACATCTAGTAGTACAGCGGCGGCCACACATCCCGTCGCAACAGGAGGCACAGCTGCAGAGTATCCAGAGACGGCGGCTGCTGGAATCGCAACAGGCGCAGTGTTCACGGGAATAGGTATCAACCCTCCTACACCGGCACCGAGTCCCGGCCCGCATATCCGTGGATTTGACGATAGTGATACCCATATACGAGAGCATCTCGAACAACTGCTTTATCACGGTGATACAACCACCGATCCCCACGGCCAAAACCTCGATCATGTGCAAGTGCAAGCAAAACCGCATGCAAAACCGCAAGCGCAAGGTAAAACCCTACCCCATGAGCCGTACccctcaccatctccagcaCCAACACCAACGCCAACGCCACAAACCGTCCTATCCCAATACACCTCCCTCCCACCCCTCCTTCGCTCCAAATTCCTAAACCTCCTTATCCCCCATCTAGCACTGCATGAAGCGCTCTCCCTTTCGCGCAAGATTGAACCGCTTTTGAGAAGGGACTTTTTGAGAGAGTTGCCGTGGGAGGTGGCGTTGCATGTCTTGAGCTTTGTAA TCTCAAGATACTGGAATACACTCTTACAAGACGAGACGACATGGCGCGATCTACTGGCTagacatcatcatcggcatCGGTATGcgagtggtggtgggaTTGGGATTTCGGGTCGGGACCCGCCGCAGCATGCTCGGGCGACGTCCAGAGAGGGAATGGAAGGGATGACGGGtaaagaggaggaagaaaaggggtGGGATGTGGGTTCGGGATTAGGACCGCCTGCTGATCCAAACGCCGCCACCAgcaccaacaccaacaccaacaccaacaccagcagcagacgGGGAGGATCTACCTCCTCAAGTCAAGCGGGGACAAGCAAACAACGGTCAAAAACGCGAGACAACGCTTTGGGAACCGGAAGCGGGACCAAGCAAGCATGCTGCATCAAGCGTGTCACCCCGTTCGGTCTCGAAAAACGCGTTCTCAACCTCTCTAGCGGTCTCACCggtctccctcctcccatctcccccttctccccctccccctcccccttcccctccccttccccttcctctcaacACTCTTACAAAACCCGCGTCAAACTCGCCTATCTCACCGAAACAAACTGGCTCACCGCCGGCGTCCTCCTCGCCAAACACCTCTCCGCCGACGACTCGGTCGTCACCACGCTGAGCTTTGACGAAACCTGGATAGTGGTAGGCATGGCGAATAGCAAGATACATGTGTTTAGCGCGTTTAATGGcgggtggaagaggagtttGGAAGGGAGGGCGGCGCATACGCAGGGTGTTTGGGCGATGGTGCTGGTCTCCCCACCGCCGCGAACGGCAACGGCAACGCAAACGGCAACGGCAAATCAGATGCAGATGCAGGAGCAGGATATGAAGCGGATGAGGGGAACGAGAGGGATGGGGTGGTATGGCGCCCAGGCATCGGCATCGACGTCGACGTCGACATCACCAAACGGTTGGTTCGGCATCAACCCCCCATCCAGTTATCCACAcccccaaacccaaacccaaacccaaacccaaagcGAGACACAAGAGAACGAGACGCCGTACCAGCATGGCCGCGAGAATCAAAGCAGAGGCCAAGACCAAGGTGGAAatgaaaatgaagatgaagacgagaatGAGGGAAGCAATTTATGCGGTAGCGTAAGAGGGTGGCAGGGGTTGAAAACGAGTTTGGTAGTCTCGGGCGGTTGTGATAAGCAAGTCAAAGTATGGGATGTCGAAACCGG CCAATGCATCCACTCCCTCCCCGGCCATACCTCCACCATCCGCTGTATCAAAGTCCTCCCCCACCGGCCTATCGCCGTCTCCGGCTCCCGCGACTACACTCTCCGCGTATGGGATATCCAGCGGGGGCGATGTCTGCATACTCTGAGAGGCCATACGAAGAGCGTGAGGTGTGTAGAGATTTGGGGGAATATGGCTGTTTCGGGGAGTTATGATAATACCGCCAAG TTGTGGAACCTCGATACAGGCGAATGCCTCCAAACATTCACCGGCCACTACTCCCAAATCTACTCCATCGCATTCAACGGTTCCCTCGTCATCACCGGCTCCCTCGACTCCACCGTCAGGGTCTGGTCCCCGACCACTGGCGAATgcctcgccctcctccaaGGCCACACCGCCCTCGTCGGCCAACTCCAACTGTCCGGCTCGAAACTCGTGACCGGCGGTTCTGACGGCCGGGTCATCATATTCGACCTCTCCTCCATGTCCTGCATCCACCGTCTGTGTGCGCACGATAACAGCGTGACGTGTTTACAGTTTGATAAGCGGTTCATCGTCTCCGGCGGGAACGATGGGAGGGTGAAGCTGTGGGATGTGAAGACGGGCGGGTTT AGGCGAGAGGATTGTGGTGCTTTGTCAGAGAGAGGGGAGGACCTGTTTGGAGGTGGTCAGTTTTAG
- a CDS encoding hypothetical protein (Match to EST gb|CF185208.1|CF185208; Similar to gi|46096359|gb|EAK81592.1| hypothetical protein UM00207.1 [Ustilago maydis 521], FASTA scores: opt: 526, E(): 7.3e-18, (35.490% identity (59.790% similar) in 572 aa overlap (100-640:32-548)); HMMPfam hit to Mito_carr, Mitochondrial carrier protein, score: 203.3, E(): 4.5e-58), translating into MPHPDLSIPLLPDADDLPLPHPHYTWPEAGPSSPRAAGFLGNVDAEYAYTHRRRPPGETTGDARGRIRERQGNGQAGEDERDGDGDTGTDPSKAGLFGAKAIAAMTGAMATSLLMTPFDVLKTRLQTVPPHLHPSSVAAALPPSASTVSPGSASAAAAAAADCCQTTYSGAGTSIKPEHPLVCTHSSSVSIPSTKTGMDISSIRPSPSPSPSPPLASSSSLSSGASTSTSASVNALRPPSGCLNPSKWAGIWGEPIPSGVPGGAGGVLVLREGPGVALGSLHLGGAGGAGGSSSIGVKSLLSSMKSSTGAVSAGIGSTATGAGGFWKEMATVRAESGIRGLWKGVGTAITMGIPSSAIYMLGYEYLSTIISPYFLDSSKPVYTTPASTSSIPEPESFGEVDTVVFESLSTLSSASATSTAATTATTRTLTASLTPAPLIAGSLARTLSATVISPIEMFRTRLQALPIPGRPSPTYTSVTKDMYRLVQSRGPIILYRGLGPTLWRDVPFSGIYWASFELLKTSLTSPDSPLPFSPLSTTLDLGPIPISFFSGFVSGTFAALLTQPFDVLKTRRQVFNPTPGCVTDRQGGMIRVAGTVSLVRHVVKTEGWRALYAGTSARCGKVAPACGLMIACYEGVGRLLGGE; encoded by the exons ATGCCGCACCCAGACCTCTCCATCCCGCTCTTGCCAGACGCAGACGACCTTCCCCTCCCACATCCGCACTATACCTGGCCAGAGGCGGGCCCGAGTAGTCCCCGCGCCGCCGGCTTCTTGGGCAACGTGGACGCCGAGTATGCGTATACCCACCGCCGCCGTCCTCCAGGCGAGACAACAGGCGACGCGAGGGGCAGAATACGGGAGAGACAGGGAAATGGACAGGCgggtgaggatgagcgGGATGGAGATGGCGATACGGGTACGGATCCATCGAAAGCGGGGCTATTTGGAGCGAAAGCCATAGCGGCGATGACGGGCGCGATGGCGACTTCCTTACTCA TGACACCGTTCGACGTCCTCAAGACCCGGCTTCAGACCGTCCCTCCTCATTTACACCCATCTTCCGTTGCTGCCGCTTTACCACCCTCCGCGTCTACTGTAAGCCCAGGCAGTGCTAGTGCAGCTGCGGCTGCAGCTGCAGATTGCTGCCAAACGACATACTCGGGAGCGGGGACGAGTATAAAACCGGAACATCCTCTCGTTTGCACCCACTCGTCATCCGTCTCTATCCCTTCTACTAAAACCGGTATGGatatctcttccatccgtccttctccttcgccttctccttccccgcCTCTagcctcgtcctcatcccTATCCTCAGGAGCTAGCACCAGCACTAGCGCCAGCGTGAACGCACTTCGCCCCCCGAGCGGATGTCTGAACCCTTCTAAATGGGCCGGTATATGGGGTGAACCCATCCCGTCTGGTGTCCCAGGCGGAGCAGGAGGCGTCTTGGTCCTCCGAGAAGGACCAGGAGTCGCCCTCGGTAGTTTACATCTGGGCGGAGCTGGCGGTGCCGGTGGATCTTCCAGTATCGGGGTAAAGAGTTTGTTGAGCTCGATGAAAAGTTCAACGGGCGCGGTCTCTGCAGGGATAGGAAGCACAGCGACGGGGGCAGGAGGGttttggaaagagatggcTACTGTGAGAGCTGAGAGCGGGATAAGAGGTTTATGGAAAGGTGTGGGGACTGCCAT AACAATGGGGATACCTTCCTCGGCGATATACATGCTCGGCTACGAATATTTATCTACCATCATCTCACCTTATTTCCTCGATTCTTCCAAGCCCGTCTACACCACGCCAGCATCTACGTCTTCTATACCAGAACCGGAATCGTTTGGCGAGGTCGATACGGTGGTATTCGAATCTCTCTCTACGCtatcatcagcatcagcaACATCCACAGCGGCAACGACAGCAACGACGAGGACATTGACGGCAAGTTTGACACCCGCCCCGCTTATAGCGGGCAGTCTCGCCCGCACGTTATCTGCCACCGTCATCAGTCCCATCGAAATGTTCCGTACCcgtcttcaagctcttcctATCC CCGGAAGACCTTCTCCCACTTACACATCCGTCACCAAAGACATGTACCGCCTCGTCCAATCCAGAGGCCCCATCATCCTCTACCGCGGCCTCGGTCCCACTCTCTGGCGAGACGTCCCTTTCTCCGGTATATACTGGGCCTCATTCGAACTCTTGAAAACATCCCTGACCTCTCCCGATTCaccccttcccttctcccccttATCCACCACCCTCGACCTCGGACCTATCCCGatctcattcttctccgGCTTCGTGTCCGGCACGTTTGCCGCCCTCTTGACGCAACCGTTTGACGTGCTGAAAACGAGGAGACAGGTGTTCAACCCCACCCCGGGCTGTGTCACGGACAGGCAGGGGGGGATGATTAGGGTGGCGGGCACGGTCAGTCTGGTGAGGCATGTCGTGAAGACGGAGGGGTGGCGGGCGCTGTATGCGGGGACGAGCGCGAGGTGTGGGAAAGTGGCGCCGGCGTGTGGGTTGATGATTGCGTGTTATGAAGGGGTGGGCAGGTTGTTGGGTGGGGAGTAG
- a CDS encoding hypothetical protein (Similar to gi|28379284|ref|NP_786176.1| oxidoreductase [Lactobacillus plantarum WCFS1], FASTA scores: opt: 462, E(): 1.3e-22, (36.601% identity (63.072% similar) in 306 aa overlap (6-302:7-279)); HMMPfam hit to Aldo_ket_red, Aldo/keto reductase family, score: 216.2, E(): 6.1e-62), whose amino-acid sequence MPFGEITLNDGHRIPAIAFGTWKIPKEVTPFQVGQAIDVGFDHIDTAQGRIVYHNEEEVGQAIKESGLSRNQLWVTTKWSGIDGKGARQSIGESLEKLGLEYLDLYLIHSPQVTKGDIKGAWKELETLQKEGKTKSIGVSKQVYYQTIFFASLSDVWDSFNKEQLQELLAHATVKPVVNQILLHPYVITRTAPLLEYLEEQNIVAEGYSTLIPLTSRPGGPVDKPVNQIAERLNVKPEQVLLAWSRAKRAIPVTTSSRKARLEGYLDVGDITLTEDDVKAIDKAGAKGELWFDCKARFEKVLIGAVFLIALIWLFKTYCRH is encoded by the exons atgCCCTTCGGCGAGATCACATTGAACGACGGACACAGGATTCCAGCAATCGCTTTCGGTACCTGGAAGATCCCAAAGGAAGTCACACCTTTTCAAGTGGGCCAAGCTATTGATGTTGGATTTGACCACATCGACACCGCTCAGGGCAG GATAGTTTATCAcaacgaggaggaagtaggCCAGGCTATCAAGGAGAGCGGTTTGTCGCGCAACCAGCTCTGGGTTACAACCAAATGGAGTGGAATCGATGGAAAGGGTGCTCGACAGTCGATTGGAGAAAGCTTGGAGAAGTTGGGTCTAGAGTACCTTGATCTCTACCTCATCCACTCCCCTCAGGTCACAAAGGGAGACATAAAGGGAGCTTGGAAAGAGTTGGAGACGTTacagaaagaaggaaagacaaAGTCCATCGGCGTATCAAAGCAAGTCTATTATCAAACAATTTTTTTCGCATCACTCTCTGACGTTTGGGATAGCTTCAACAAGGAGCAGCTTCAAGAGCTACTGGCACACGCTACAGTCAAGCCGGTCGTCAACCagatccttctccatccttaTGTCATCACTCGAACTGCACCGCTGCTTGAATACCTCGAAGAACAGAATATCGTTGCTGAAGGCTATTCGACCCTGATCCCCCTCACTTCTCGGCCCGGAGGTCCCGTTGACAAGCCTGTGAACCAAATTGCCGAAAGGCTAAACGTCAAGCCCGAACAGGTCCTTTTAGCATGGTCCCGCGCCAAGAG AGCTATTCCAGTtaccacttcttcaaggaAGGCGCGACTTGAGGGTTATCTCGACGTTGGCGACATCACTCTCACCGAAGACGATGTCAAGGCCATCGACAAGGCTGGCGCCAAGGGGGAACTTTGGTTCGATTGTAAGGCCCGCTTTGAAAAGGTCTTGATAGGGGCTGTATTCTTAATTGCTTTGATCTGGCTCTTCAAGACCTACTGCCGCCATTAG